Proteins from a single region of Rubeoparvulum massiliense:
- a CDS encoding CPBP family intramembrane glutamic endopeptidase: MSKQSVNPNSKKIGIETDIKRVEPPTGELSISTVGGSFIIKEVFPIRNILSRNYLALFFIAFFSLWSLRELWLVQYLNLLDPTSRALTSALIKISIWVIPVFLVVQYVEKKDPMAYLGLHSNVKKGLQWALWISLAVGTYFFVLYGIILKNEMNLHLGINVWLNHVLLVGFTEELVFRGLFLRKLMERFSFWKANRYTSLLFVSIHFPIWLRMGLFESWSIIGTILLVFFISFALGFIYKKTNSLWSVIIIHSAYDFFASIFG, encoded by the coding sequence TTGAGTAAACAGTCAGTTAACCCCAACTCTAAAAAAATAGGTATTGAAACGGATATTAAAAGAGTAGAACCGCCTACTGGAGAGTTATCAATATCTACAGTAGGCGGTTCATTCATAATCAAGGAGGTTTTTCCGATCAGAAACATATTATCTCGCAACTATCTCGCGCTCTTTTTTATCGCTTTCTTTTCTCTCTGGAGCTTACGTGAGCTATGGCTTGTCCAATACCTAAATCTATTAGATCCAACTTCAAGGGCGCTGACTTCAGCGCTAATAAAAATTAGCATATGGGTAATCCCGGTGTTTTTAGTGGTTCAATATGTGGAGAAGAAAGATCCGATGGCATATTTGGGCCTTCATAGCAATGTGAAGAAAGGTCTCCAATGGGCACTTTGGATCTCATTGGCAGTGGGGACATACTTTTTCGTTCTTTATGGCATCATCTTAAAGAATGAGATGAACCTTCATCTCGGCATCAATGTATGGCTAAATCATGTTCTTCTAGTAGGCTTCACCGAAGAGCTTGTTTTTCGCGGACTTTTCCTAAGGAAGTTGATGGAGCGGTTTAGCTTTTGGAAAGCCAATCGCTATACATCCCTCTTATTTGTCAGCATTCATTTTCCCATCTGGTTACGTATGGGTCTCTTTGAAAGCTGGAGCATCATCGGAACCATCCTCCTTGTATTTTTCATCAGCTTCGCATTGGGCTTCATCTATAAAAAGACCAACTCTCTTTGGTCGGTTATTATTATTCATTCAGCGTATGATTTTTTTGCATCCATCTTTGGCTGA
- a CDS encoding YczE/YyaS/YitT family protein produces MKRTLLLRWFFFIMGLMIVALGIALTIKAKPLGIGPWDVFHYGLYLQFGLTIGSWSIIVGFLIILFTSIATSRFPKIGTLLNMLFLGLFIDLYNFILYTPTTLVGQVLTFILGTIILGYGIGMYIAADLGAGPRDGLMLFIVEKTGWKISWVRNGNEILVFILGWLLGGPVGIGTVIIAFTLGNIVAISLPQAKGLLAHLSQQDRVQPLK; encoded by the coding sequence TTGAAACGAACGTTACTTCTCCGTTGGTTCTTTTTCATCATGGGGTTAATGATTGTCGCCCTGGGAATTGCATTAACCATTAAAGCAAAACCATTAGGCATTGGCCCTTGGGATGTCTTTCACTATGGCTTATATCTTCAATTTGGCTTAACCATTGGTTCATGGTCCATCATTGTTGGCTTTTTGATTATTCTTTTTACATCCATTGCTACCAGTAGATTTCCTAAAATTGGAACTCTCCTAAATATGCTTTTTCTCGGGCTTTTTATTGATTTATATAATTTTATTCTGTACACCCCAACTACCTTGGTTGGACAGGTGCTCACCTTTATTTTGGGAACGATAATTTTAGGTTATGGCATTGGAATGTATATTGCCGCTGATTTAGGAGCAGGACCTCGAGATGGTCTGATGCTGTTTATTGTTGAAAAAACAGGCTGGAAAATATCCTGGGTACGCAATGGGAATGAAATTCTTGTATTTATTCTTGGTTGGTTACTCGGTGGACCAGTGGGAATTGGTACAGTCATCATTGCATTTACCCTTGGAAATATTGTCGCTATATCACTTCCTCAAGCCAAAGGACTGCTTGCTCATCTATCCCAACAAGATCGCGTACAACCGTTGAAATAA
- a CDS encoding putative holin-like toxin, with translation MSTFEALMLSISFTGLVIAILKLTIELTRSKKDE, from the coding sequence ATGTCTACTTTTGAAGCGTTAATGTTATCCATTTCGTTTACAGGATTAGTGATCGCAATCCTGAAACTAACGATAGAATTAACACGCTCCAAAAAAGACGAATAG
- the groL gene encoding chaperonin GroEL (60 kDa chaperone family; promotes refolding of misfolded polypeptides especially under stressful conditions; forms two stacked rings of heptamers to form a barrel-shaped 14mer; ends can be capped by GroES; misfolded proteins enter the barrel where they are refolded when GroES binds): MAKMIEYGEEARRAMLRGVDKLANAVKVTLGPKGRNVVLEKKFGSPLITNDGVTIAKEIELEDPYENMGAQLVKEVATKTNDVAGDGTTTATILAQALIREGLKNVTSGANPMGIRKGIEKATHTAIDELKKISKSIEGKESIAQVAAISSGDEEVGQLIAEAMEKVGNDGVITIEESKGFSTELEVVEGMQFDRGYVSPYMITDADKMEAVLDNPFILITDKKITNIQELLPVLEKVVQMGKPMLLIAEDVEGEALATLVVNKLRGTFNAVAVKAPGFGDRRKAMLEDIAILTGGQVITEDLGLDLKATTVEHLGRAAKVVVTKENTTIVEGAGDTGKIGARVAQIRTQIEETTSEFDREKLQERLAKLAGGVAVIKVGAATETELKEKKLRIEDALNSTRAAVEEGIVPGGGTALVNVEKAVKALEDASTGDEATGVSILRRALEAPVRLIAENAGLEGSIIVEKLKHSEEGIGFNAATGEWVDMIKTGIVDPAKVTRSALQNAASVAAMFLTTECIIADKPEPKEAAMPDMGGMGGMGGMM; this comes from the coding sequence ATGGCAAAGATGATCGAATATGGCGAAGAAGCACGTCGCGCCATGTTGCGTGGTGTTGATAAATTAGCAAATGCCGTGAAGGTAACCTTGGGGCCTAAGGGTCGTAATGTGGTATTAGAGAAGAAATTTGGTTCTCCTTTGATTACAAATGATGGTGTAACCATTGCGAAAGAAATCGAGTTAGAAGACCCCTATGAAAACATGGGTGCACAATTGGTGAAAGAGGTTGCTACAAAGACCAATGATGTAGCTGGTGATGGTACAACCACTGCAACCATCCTCGCCCAAGCTTTAATCCGTGAAGGTCTTAAGAATGTAACCTCCGGTGCAAACCCAATGGGTATCCGTAAAGGGATTGAAAAAGCTACGCATACAGCCATTGATGAGCTGAAGAAAATCTCTAAATCCATTGAAGGTAAAGAATCCATTGCTCAAGTAGCTGCTATCTCTTCTGGTGATGAAGAAGTGGGTCAATTGATCGCTGAAGCAATGGAAAAGGTAGGTAATGATGGTGTTATCACCATTGAAGAATCTAAAGGGTTCTCCACTGAATTAGAAGTGGTTGAAGGGATGCAATTCGACCGTGGTTATGTATCTCCTTACATGATCACCGATGCAGATAAGATGGAAGCTGTTCTCGATAATCCATTTATCTTAATTACCGATAAGAAGATCACCAACATTCAAGAGCTCCTACCTGTTCTTGAAAAGGTTGTTCAAATGGGCAAACCAATGCTCTTAATCGCTGAAGATGTTGAAGGTGAAGCCTTAGCCACTTTAGTTGTTAACAAGCTACGTGGTACCTTCAATGCTGTAGCCGTCAAAGCTCCTGGCTTTGGTGACCGTCGCAAAGCCATGCTAGAAGATATTGCGATCTTAACGGGTGGCCAAGTGATTACCGAAGATTTAGGTCTTGACCTCAAAGCTACGACAGTAGAACATCTCGGTCGTGCAGCGAAGGTTGTTGTAACGAAAGAGAATACAACCATCGTTGAAGGCGCTGGCGACACTGGTAAGATCGGTGCTCGTGTTGCACAAATCCGTACACAAATCGAAGAGACTACCTCTGAGTTTGACCGCGAAAAACTCCAAGAGCGTCTTGCTAAATTAGCAGGTGGTGTTGCAGTGATTAAGGTTGGTGCTGCAACTGAAACCGAATTGAAGGAGAAGAAGCTCCGCATCGAGGATGCGCTTAACTCCACACGTGCTGCTGTGGAAGAAGGGATTGTTCCTGGTGGTGGTACAGCACTTGTTAACGTTGAAAAGGCTGTTAAAGCATTAGAAGATGCTTCCACTGGTGACGAAGCAACAGGTGTATCCATCCTTCGTCGCGCCTTAGAAGCACCAGTACGTTTAATCGCTGAAAACGCTGGCCTAGAAGGCTCCATCATCGTAGAAAAATTGAAGCACTCCGAAGAAGGAATTGGCTTCAACGCAGCTACAGGTGAATGGGTTGATATGATTAAGACCGGTATCGTTGACCCAGCCAAGGTTACACGTTCTGCCCTTCAAAACGCTGCATCTGTAGCAGCTATGTTCCTTACCACTGAGTGCATCATCGCTGACAAACCAGAACCTAAAGAAGCTGCTATGCCAGACATGGGCGGCATGGGTGGAATGGGCGGCATGATGTAA
- the groES gene encoding co-chaperone GroES, which translates to MLKPLGDRVVIEVVEKEEKTVSGIVLPDTAKEKPQEGKVIAVGSGHLVEDDRVPLEVKVGDTVIYSKYAGTEVKVANKEYLIVRESDILAIVE; encoded by the coding sequence GTGTTAAAACCATTAGGCGATCGTGTAGTAATCGAGGTCGTGGAAAAAGAAGAAAAGACAGTTAGCGGAATCGTACTTCCAGATACAGCAAAAGAGAAGCCTCAAGAAGGGAAAGTTATTGCTGTGGGTTCTGGTCATCTTGTAGAAGATGATCGAGTACCATTAGAAGTAAAAGTAGGTGACACTGTAATCTACTCTAAATATGCTGGCACAGAAGTGAAAGTTGCCAATAAAGAGTATTTAATCGTTCGGGAAAGTGACATTTTGGCTATCGTTGAGTAG
- the tatC gene encoding twin-arginine translocase subunit TatC, which yields MEDKAMSLWDHLGELRKRIVIVLVVFFITMIIGFLIAMPVVNYMQEIAAKSVQLNVFKMTDGLRVYIQFSFIISLIITIPVFLHQVWKFVSPGLKPTERKVTLKFIPAAAFLFLLGISFGFFILFPMVVRFMKIISESMGVTEVYGLAEYFRFMFNIVLPFGLLFQMPIVVIFLTRLHIITPQLMRKYRKYSYFFLVVIGAMITPPEFISEILVTIPLLLLYEISIFFSGNTYKKMEKREEEWKKEFDMDDDESDESEDASAEVVEANATEVSNVENESDIDKDQKDK from the coding sequence ATGGAAGATAAAGCCATGAGTTTATGGGATCATCTTGGTGAATTAAGAAAACGGATTGTCATCGTCCTCGTCGTCTTCTTTATCACGATGATCATTGGTTTTCTGATAGCAATGCCGGTTGTTAATTACATGCAGGAAATTGCAGCAAAATCAGTTCAACTGAATGTATTTAAGATGACGGATGGTCTGAGGGTGTATATTCAGTTCTCATTCATTATTTCCTTAATCATAACCATCCCTGTATTCTTACATCAAGTTTGGAAATTTGTTAGTCCTGGGCTTAAGCCCACTGAACGAAAGGTGACCTTAAAGTTTATCCCTGCTGCAGCATTTCTTTTCCTGTTAGGGATCTCTTTCGGCTTTTTCATCCTGTTCCCCATGGTTGTACGATTCATGAAGATTATTTCTGAATCCATGGGTGTAACGGAGGTTTACGGCTTAGCGGAGTATTTCCGCTTTATGTTTAACATTGTTTTACCCTTCGGCTTGTTATTTCAGATGCCCATTGTGGTGATCTTCTTAACGCGTCTGCATATTATTACACCGCAGCTCATGCGAAAATATCGTAAATACTCCTACTTCTTCCTTGTAGTCATTGGTGCCATGATCACACCGCCGGAATTTATTTCGGAAATATTGGTCACCATTCCTTTACTCTTGCTGTATGAAATCAGTATCTTCTTTTCTGGCAATACCTATAAGAAGATGGAGAAGCGGGAAGAAGAGTGGAAGAAGGAATTCGATATGGACGATGATGAGAGCGATGAGTCAGAGGATGCTAGCGCTGAGGTGGTAGAAGCAAATGCCACTGAGGTTTCAAATGTAGAAAATGAAAGCGATATTGATAAGGATCAAAAGGATAAATAA
- a CDS encoding MogA/MoaB family molybdenum cofactor biosynthesis protein: MWKVVVITVSNSVFQRKKPADTAVQIISCLHDCLNLHDGLKDSTISQDCVPDEIETIRETLIQWIDRERADLIITTGGTGLSRDDVTPEATRQVIDRFIPGMAEEMRRMALQTSRRAMLTRGLAGTRGNSLIINLPGSPESALTCLHAIHDQLLHALQVLQEDREQLAKEHKEIW; encoded by the coding sequence GTGTGGAAGGTAGTGGTTATCACTGTCAGCAATTCCGTGTTTCAGAGGAAGAAACCAGCGGACACAGCGGTTCAGATTATATCCTGTCTACATGATTGTCTCAATCTACATGATGGTCTAAAGGATAGTACCATTTCTCAGGACTGTGTTCCCGATGAAATTGAAACGATTCGGGAAACACTAATACAATGGATCGACCGAGAACGTGCTGATCTGATTATCACAACCGGGGGAACTGGCTTAAGTCGTGATGATGTTACCCCAGAAGCTACACGACAAGTGATTGATCGTTTTATTCCAGGAATGGCAGAAGAGATGCGTCGGATGGCATTACAAACTAGCCGAAGGGCGATGCTCACCCGTGGATTAGCAGGCACCAGAGGGAATAGCTTAATCATCAATCTTCCCGGAAGTCCTGAGTCTGCCTTAACCTGTCTACATGCAATTCACGACCAACTTTTACACGCCTTGCAAGTTTTACAAGAAGATCGGGAACAATTAGCAAAAGAGCATAAAGAAATCTGGTAA
- a CDS encoding 5-formyltetrahydrofolate cyclo-ligase, giving the protein MEEKKALRREMKGIRDGLPLTQRAEASKVIVQTFLQLPQFQSAQEIALFIPFGSEVDITEIFAEAWGMGKKVHVPRVEGENIRFYQLDFWSQCEGGSYGILEPIPERVKPSEITRLGMVLLPGLAFDQQGGRLGYGKGYYDRFLPQIPPQIPRVAVAFQRQVVVQVPTEPQDCTYDWLITEERVYRGPQRV; this is encoded by the coding sequence GTGGAGGAAAAAAAGGCACTTCGTCGTGAGATGAAAGGGATACGAGATGGCTTACCTCTGACCCAACGGGCAGAAGCATCGAAGGTCATCGTTCAGACATTTTTACAGTTACCCCAGTTTCAGTCAGCACAGGAGATCGCCCTCTTTATACCGTTTGGTTCGGAGGTGGATATCACAGAGATCTTTGCAGAAGCTTGGGGAATGGGGAAGAAGGTTCATGTCCCGCGGGTAGAAGGGGAGAATATCCGCTTTTATCAGCTTGATTTCTGGAGTCAATGTGAGGGTGGATCCTATGGCATACTTGAGCCGATACCAGAAAGGGTGAAGCCAAGCGAGATCACGAGGTTAGGCATGGTTCTTTTGCCAGGTCTGGCCTTTGATCAGCAGGGTGGAAGATTGGGTTATGGAAAGGGGTACTATGACCGTTTTCTCCCCCAAATCCCCCCCCAGATTCCCAGGGTTGCTGTGGCATTTCAACGTCAAGTGGTCGTTCAGGTTCCAACAGAACCACAGGATTGTACCTATGATTGGCTGATCACCGAAGAGAGGGTATATCGCGGCCCTCAAAGGGTTTAG
- a CDS encoding ABC-F family ATP-binding cassette domain-containing protein: MILLQANDICKSFIREDILDHVSLTIKSTDKIGLVGINGAGKSTLLKIIAGELTPDKGEILKRKEVTMGYLAQNSGLDSTKSIWDEMLSVFQDVIQMERELRELEQAMGEATLHHDEDAYQLLMDRYAQLQHQMEEAGGYRYEATIRSILHGMQFAQIPVDTPISALSGGQKTRLALAKLLCQQPDLLILDEPTNYLDVETLTWLEQFLIQYPSAVLIVSHDRYFLDKVVHVIYELDGKRTKRYNGNYSRYLEQKQADLEQYKRRYEEQQAFIQQTSQFIQKNIARASTTKRAQSRRKALEKLEILERPQDGSSKTHFHFMAQQESGYEVLQVRDLAIQFDEKLLFHDVNLDLVKGERVAIVGPNGIGKSSFLKTLIGELQPKQGSIRIGTKVEIGYYAQEHELLHSTKSVINELWDDFPILQEVEVRTILGQFLFRGDDVLKQVSALSGGEKARLALAKLMCKQANLLILDEPTNHLDIPSKEILEDALADYPGTILFVSHDRYFLNKLSTRTCELHPEGLTSYLGNYDYYLEKKQDLLLDQPPAQVRTAPEAITESTLSYEEEKELKRLKRQRERRIVELEGLIEVQEQQIKEIEEELCLPEVYQDHVASEERLTQLKELREQIDAWYEEWEELQGE; the protein is encoded by the coding sequence ATGATTCTCTTGCAGGCCAATGATATTTGTAAATCATTTATTCGCGAAGATATCTTAGATCATGTTTCTTTAACTATAAAAAGCACGGACAAGATTGGACTTGTTGGGATTAATGGCGCAGGTAAATCTACCCTACTTAAAATTATTGCAGGGGAACTCACTCCTGACAAGGGGGAGATTTTAAAACGTAAGGAAGTCACCATGGGATACCTTGCGCAAAATTCAGGCTTAGATAGTACCAAGAGCATCTGGGACGAAATGCTCAGCGTCTTTCAGGATGTCATCCAGATGGAACGGGAGCTCCGGGAGCTGGAACAAGCCATGGGAGAAGCCACCCTCCACCATGATGAGGATGCCTATCAGCTCCTCATGGATCGTTATGCCCAATTACAGCATCAGATGGAGGAAGCTGGAGGATATCGCTATGAAGCCACCATTCGCTCTATCCTCCATGGTATGCAATTTGCACAGATTCCTGTGGATACGCCCATCTCTGCATTAAGCGGCGGACAAAAGACACGTTTAGCATTGGCGAAGCTCCTCTGCCAACAGCCTGATCTGCTCATTCTGGATGAGCCCACCAACTACCTCGATGTGGAAACCTTGACCTGGCTCGAACAATTTCTCATTCAGTATCCCAGTGCGGTCTTGATCGTCTCCCATGACCGCTACTTTCTCGATAAGGTCGTACATGTGATCTATGAGTTAGATGGCAAACGGACCAAGCGGTACAATGGAAACTATTCACGCTACTTAGAACAGAAGCAGGCAGACCTAGAGCAATACAAACGACGCTACGAGGAACAGCAGGCCTTTATTCAGCAAACATCCCAATTTATTCAGAAGAACATCGCCCGTGCCTCCACAACGAAAAGGGCACAGAGTCGACGTAAGGCCCTAGAAAAGCTTGAGATTCTCGAACGTCCACAGGATGGTTCATCCAAGACACATTTTCATTTTATGGCACAGCAAGAGAGTGGCTATGAGGTTCTACAGGTTCGTGACCTTGCGATTCAGTTTGATGAAAAACTCCTCTTTCATGATGTGAATCTTGATCTCGTCAAGGGCGAACGTGTGGCCATCGTAGGGCCCAATGGGATTGGTAAATCATCATTTCTCAAAACCCTCATTGGCGAACTTCAGCCAAAGCAAGGATCCATCCGGATTGGCACCAAGGTGGAGATCGGGTACTATGCTCAAGAGCATGAATTACTCCATTCCACCAAGAGTGTGATCAATGAGCTATGGGATGATTTCCCCATCCTCCAAGAGGTGGAGGTACGTACCATACTTGGTCAATTCCTCTTTCGTGGTGATGATGTATTGAAGCAGGTGTCTGCCTTAAGTGGTGGTGAGAAAGCACGCCTTGCCCTTGCGAAATTAATGTGTAAACAAGCCAATCTACTCATACTAGATGAGCCGACCAACCACTTAGATATACCTAGCAAGGAGATCCTCGAGGATGCTTTAGCCGATTATCCTGGAACCATCCTCTTCGTCTCCCATGACCGCTACTTTCTCAATAAACTATCCACCCGTACCTGTGAATTGCATCCAGAGGGACTCACTTCCTATCTGGGGAACTATGATTACTATCTGGAGAAGAAGCAAGACCTTCTCCTTGATCAGCCTCCAGCTCAGGTTCGTACCGCTCCAGAGGCCATTACAGAGTCCACCCTCAGCTATGAGGAGGAGAAAGAGCTAAAGCGCTTAAAACGACAGCGGGAACGGCGGATCGTCGAGCTCGAGGGTCTGATTGAAGTACAAGAACAGCAGATTAAAGAAATTGAAGAGGAGCTCTGCTTACCCGAGGTCTATCAGGATCATGTGGCTAGCGAGGAGCGACTGACACAGCTTAAAGAACTACGTGAGCAAATCGATGCATGGTATGAAGAATGGGAAGAGTTGCAAGGCGAATAG
- the tsaD gene encoding tRNA (adenosine(37)-N6)-threonylcarbamoyltransferase complex transferase subunit TsaD: MSRFILGIETSCDETAAAVVKDGREICSNIIHSQIAIHERFGGVVPEVASRHHVGNITWVIERALREAGKSIDEMDAVAVTQGPGLVGSLLVGLTAAKTLAFAHGRPLIGVHHIAGHIYANRLVKEMQFPLIALVVSGGHTELLYMPEHGVYRLLGQTRDDAAGEAYDKVARSLQLTYPGGPKIDRLAQQAEPLIHFPRAWLEADSYDFSFSGLKSAVINHLHNAKQRGDEVDVPVLAASFQDAVVDVLVTKAMRAVDQYQVHQLVLAGGVAANQGLRKRLEAEASQRDLELLAPPIALCTDNGAMIAAAGTISYERGEFSSYDINAIPQLLLPVEKL; this comes from the coding sequence ATGAGCCGTTTCATTTTAGGAATCGAAACCAGCTGTGATGAGACTGCTGCTGCAGTGGTCAAGGATGGAAGAGAGATCTGTTCTAATATCATTCACTCCCAAATTGCCATTCATGAGCGATTTGGTGGTGTGGTGCCTGAGGTGGCTTCCCGCCATCATGTAGGGAATATTACATGGGTGATTGAACGCGCCTTAAGAGAGGCAGGAAAAAGCATCGATGAGATGGATGCTGTTGCTGTGACACAGGGTCCGGGTCTCGTGGGCTCGTTGCTTGTCGGTCTAACTGCAGCGAAGACCTTAGCTTTTGCCCATGGAAGGCCCTTGATTGGTGTTCATCATATCGCTGGTCACATCTATGCCAATCGGCTTGTGAAAGAAATGCAATTCCCCCTTATCGCACTTGTTGTTTCGGGAGGCCATACAGAGCTCCTCTATATGCCAGAGCATGGTGTCTACCGTCTTTTGGGACAGACGAGAGATGATGCTGCAGGTGAGGCGTATGATAAAGTAGCAAGGTCGTTGCAGCTTACCTATCCGGGAGGTCCGAAAATTGATCGGCTTGCTCAACAGGCAGAACCGTTGATTCACTTTCCCCGTGCCTGGCTAGAAGCAGATTCCTACGACTTTAGCTTTAGTGGCTTGAAGTCTGCTGTGATTAACCACCTGCACAATGCGAAGCAGCGCGGTGATGAAGTGGATGTCCCTGTACTAGCAGCCAGCTTCCAGGATGCGGTGGTGGATGTTCTTGTAACGAAGGCCATGCGCGCAGTGGACCAATATCAGGTTCACCAGTTGGTGTTAGCAGGAGGTGTAGCTGCCAATCAAGGCCTGCGCAAGCGTCTTGAAGCTGAAGCGTCACAACGTGATCTAGAGCTGCTGGCGCCACCGATTGCTCTTTGCACCGATAATGGTGCCATGATTGCTGCAGCAGGTACGATCAGCTATGAACGGGGAGAATTCTCTTCTTATGACATTAATGCCATTCCTCAATTACTCCTACCTGTAGAAAAGCTCTAA
- the rimI gene encoding ribosomal protein S18-alanine N-acetyltransferase translates to MSQFQIRPMQVEDIDAVHQVETLSFTTPWSKEAFYQELTGNPLAFYTVITVDDQVVGYGGMWVIIDEAHVTNIAIHPDFRGKKLGYHLLVQMMAYAYMRGARRMTLEVRLSNQIAQRLYTKMGFESYGVRKHYYEDNGEDALIMWANLEDQLRQEMSEEE, encoded by the coding sequence ATGAGTCAATTTCAGATTCGTCCCATGCAGGTGGAAGATATTGATGCGGTGCATCAGGTGGAGACCCTTTCCTTTACTACACCGTGGAGTAAGGAGGCATTCTACCAAGAGCTAACCGGGAATCCTCTCGCCTTTTACACTGTGATTACAGTGGATGATCAGGTTGTTGGCTACGGTGGGATGTGGGTGATTATTGATGAGGCTCATGTAACCAATATCGCTATCCATCCTGACTTTCGTGGCAAGAAGCTAGGCTACCATCTCCTTGTTCAGATGATGGCCTATGCATATATGAGAGGGGCACGAAGAATGACCTTGGAGGTTCGTCTCTCCAACCAGATCGCTCAGCGCCTCTATACAAAAATGGGATTCGAATCCTATGGGGTTCGTAAGCATTATTATGAGGATAATGGTGAGGATGCGTTGATTATGTGGGCTAATCTTGAGGATCAATTGCGACAAGAAATGAGTGAAGAAGAATGA
- the tsaB gene encoding tRNA (adenosine(37)-N6)-threonylcarbamoyltransferase complex dimerization subunit type 1 TsaB: protein MNILSIDTSTQVMGVAVTTEEQTCALALSNSKKNHASRCVPMIQQVIQDGNLQITDINGIAVAQGPGSYTGLRIGIVTAKTLAWTLQLPLLGFSSLEIMAARAGAFSGWISPCIDARRGQIYTGLYQWQDGQLVSIIPDQIIPIQRWIALLEAQVEGPILFVGDDVRIHRQTMIETISSLTFQFGFAEQHVPDVAYMGRIAALRIAKDQLVYQAAEVEQFQPFYLRMAEAEAKLLAKQQGANA from the coding sequence ATGAATATCTTAAGCATTGATACCTCAACACAGGTGATGGGAGTAGCTGTCACCACGGAAGAACAGACATGCGCCTTAGCCTTATCTAACAGTAAGAAGAATCATGCCTCTCGTTGTGTGCCCATGATTCAACAGGTGATACAGGATGGGAACCTGCAAATTACGGATATCAATGGCATCGCCGTAGCCCAAGGTCCTGGCTCTTATACAGGATTAAGAATTGGAATTGTTACAGCCAAGACTCTCGCCTGGACCCTTCAGCTTCCGCTCTTGGGCTTCTCCAGTTTAGAAATCATGGCAGCGAGGGCTGGGGCTTTTTCAGGGTGGATCTCCCCTTGCATTGATGCGCGGCGTGGTCAGATCTACACCGGCTTATATCAGTGGCAGGATGGTCAACTGGTCTCCATTATTCCTGATCAGATCATCCCTATCCAAAGATGGATTGCACTTCTCGAAGCTCAAGTGGAAGGACCGATTCTTTTTGTTGGAGATGATGTAAGAATCCATCGTCAAACCATGATAGAGACAATATCCTCACTCACTTTTCAATTTGGCTTTGCTGAGCAGCATGTACCTGATGTGGCCTATATGGGGCGGATTGCTGCGCTACGTATTGCTAAGGATCAACTGGTCTACCAAGCCGCAGAGGTGGAGCAATTTCAGCCCTTCTACTTACGCATGGCTGAGGCGGAGGCCAAGCTGTTAGCGAAGCAACAGGGGGCAAATGCATGA
- the tsaE gene encoding tRNA (adenosine(37)-N6)-threonylcarbamoyltransferase complex ATPase subunit type 1 TsaE, which yields MNPYELILHNEEETEQLGYRLADRLQAGDSILLEGDLGAGKTRLTQAIGRGLGVTIPINSPTFTIIKEYEGRLPLYHMDAYRLEDEDEMLGLEEYMEGDGVFILEWPMQIASQLPPEYLLIRLEHIDGDKRQLRAFPNGERYEQLCKEIFS from the coding sequence ATGAACCCATATGAGTTGATTCTACATAATGAAGAGGAGACAGAACAGCTGGGATATAGATTGGCTGATCGTCTTCAAGCAGGAGATTCCATCCTATTAGAAGGGGATTTAGGGGCGGGAAAAACACGCTTGACCCAAGCGATTGGTCGTGGTCTCGGCGTCACAATTCCTATTAACAGTCCAACTTTTACTATTATTAAGGAGTACGAAGGACGGCTCCCCTTGTACCATATGGATGCCTATCGGTTAGAGGATGAAGATGAAATGCTTGGCTTGGAGGAGTACATGGAGGGTGATGGTGTCTTTATTTTAGAATGGCCGATGCAGATTGCATCTCAGCTACCTCCAGAATACTTGTTAATTCGCCTTGAACACATTGATGGCGATAAAAGGCAGCTCCGTGCATTCCCCAATGGTGAACGCTATGAACAACTATGTAAGGAGATCTTCTCATGA